Proteins encoded together in one Temnothorax longispinosus isolate EJ_2023e chromosome 5, Tlon_JGU_v1, whole genome shotgun sequence window:
- the Mcm7 gene encoding DNA replication licensing factor Mcm7, whose protein sequence is MANKIARDYTKDKEQIKTFFLEFVAIDDKSGDKTFKYRQMLTKIAHREQISFEIDLDDVLSFDDELAMSIVNNTRRYTNLVLNLVQEMLPDFKEGVVLPKDPLDVYTEHRLLLEARNRAPGGPQSALKTNYAPELMRRFEVYFKDFSDAKAYSVRDIKADKIGKLVTVRGIVTKATEVKPMIVVATYTCDECGSEVSQPVHSMSFMPIRTCPSDGCRVNKSGGRLYLQTKGSKFVKFQEIKLQEHSEQVPVGHIPRSLTIFCRGETTRTCLPGDHVIITGVFLPFLKTGFHARAGPALSSETYLDAHKVICLNNVNTIDESNAELTDEELSLLMQDDFYNKLACSLAPEIYGLEDVKKALLLLLVGGTDKKRGDIKIRGNINICLMGDPGVAKSQLLSYITRLAPRSQYTTGRGSSGVGLTAAIMKDPLTGQMVLEGGALVLADQGVCCIDEFDKMADADRTAIHEVMEQQTISIAKAGIMARLNARVSILAAANPAYGRYNPQRTVEQNIQLPAALLSRFDLLWLIQDRADRSNDLKLAQHITYVHQHCSQPPTETEAIDMQLIRKYINLCKTKEPVVSEELTEYIVDSYVEMRKEARNSHDKTFTSARNLLAILRLSTALARLRLSNVVDKDDIAEANRLVEMSKHSINYSEQRTNNAQQNPTNRIFQLIRELAGDKKTVKVSDILERCTSKGFKPDPVYRCIEEYEALNVWQVNQTRRLITFI, encoded by the exons CTGGAATTCGTGGCGATCGACGATAAGTCAGGAGATAAAACCTTCAAATATAGACAGATGCTTACCAAGATAGCACACAGAGAACAAATCAGCTTCGAGATCGATCTGGATGATGTGCTGTCGTTTGACGACGAATTAGCCATGTctattgttaataatacaCGACGATATACTAATTTAGTCCTGAAT cTAGTTCAAGAGATGCTGCCTGACTTCAAGGAAGGGGTTGTTCTGCCTAAAGATCCATTGGACGTGTACACGGAGCATCGATTATTATTGGAAGCACGTAACAGGGCTCCAGGTGGACCTCAAAGTGCTCTCAAAACTAATTATGCTCCTGAGTTGATGCGCCGCTT TGAAGTCTACTTTAAAGATTTCTCTGATGCGAAGGCATATTCAGTGAGAGATATCAAGGCGGACAAGATTGGGAAGTTGGTGACAGTTAGAGGTATTGTTACTAAAGCAACTGAAGTAAAGCCGATGATAGTTGTGGCGACGTATACGTGCGACGAGTGTGGTTCGGAAGTGAGCCAGCCG gtACATTCCATGAGCTTCATGCCAATACGAACATGCCCGAGCGACGGATGCCGTGTAAATAAATCCGGTGGCAGGTTGTATCTGCAGACAAAGGGCTCAAAGTTCGtcaaatttcaagaaataaaattgcaagaaCAT AGCGAGCAGGTTCCGGTCGGTCACATACCACGATCATTGACCATCTTCTGTCGTGGCGAAACTACGAGAACTTGCCTGCCCGGGGATCACGTCATCATAACCGGTGTGTTTCTACCTTTCTTGAAAACGGGTTTTCATGCTAGAGCAGGACCTGCGCTGTCCAGTGAAACTTACTTGGATGCACat AAAGTGATATGTCTGAATAATGTGAATACCATAGACGAGAGCAATGCAGAATTGACCGATGAAGAACTCAGTTTACTGATGCAGGATGATTTTTACAACAAGTTGGCTTGTTCCTTAGCTCCTGAAATTTATGGACTTGAAGATGTAAAGAAGGCGTTGCTTCTGCTTCTCGTTGGGGGAACGGACAAGAAAAGAGGCGATATCAAAATTCGAG gcaatatcaatatttgtttGATGGGAGATCCCGGTGTGGCCAAGTCGCAATTATTATCCTACATTACGCGATTGGCCCCAAGATCGCAGTACACCACAGGACGAGGATCGTCTGGCGTGGGTTTGACCGCTGCTATCATGAAGGATCCTTTAACGGGCCAAATGGTGCTGGAAGGTGGAGCTTTAGTATTGGCGGATCAGGGGGTGTGTTGCATCGatgaatttgataaaatgGCAGACGCGGACAGAACGGCGATTCACGAAGTGATGGAGCAACAGACCATATCTATCGCCAAAGCTGGTATAATGGCCCGTTTGAATGCCAGAGTCTCTATATTAGCCGCCGCCAATCCGGCATACGGCAGATATAATCCGCAGAGAACGGTCGAGCAGAATATTCAATTGCCCGCCGCCCTGCTGTCACGATTTGACTTATTGTGGCTTATTCAAGATCGCGCAGATCGGAGTAATGATCTTAA ACTCGCGCAACATATCACGTATGTTCATCAACATTGCTCACAACCTCCGACAGAGACGGAAGCTATAGATATGCAATTGAtaagaaaatacataaatctGTGTAAAACGAAAGAACCTGTTGTATCAGAAGAATTAACGGAATATATTGTgg acTCTTATGTGGAAATGCGGAAAGAAGCGCGTAACAGCCACGACAAGACATTCACTTCCGCTCGTAATCTATTGGCTATCCTCCGATTGTCGACGGCATTAGCACGATTGCGGTTATCGAACGTGGTTGATAAGGACGACATAGCAGAAGCAAACAGATTAGTAGAGATGTCCAAACATTCGATCAATTACTCCGAACAACGCACCAACAACGCGCAACAGAATCCGACTAACAGAATCTTCCAATTAATACGCGAGCTCGCTGGCGATAAGAAAACTGTCAAAGTGTCAGATATTCTGGAGCGATGTACGAGCAAGGGATTCAAACCTGATCCAGTATATAGATGCATCGAGGAATACGAAGCGTTGAACGTATGGCAGGTCAATCAAACCAGAagattaattacttttatttaa